One segment of Olsenella uli DSM 7084 DNA contains the following:
- a CDS encoding GIY-YIG nuclease family protein, whose amino-acid sequence MNAAELDFKHLTIDGKSSIAGDISDVDARGIYVYKFEDGTCCVGKSEDVRKRYVQHAHEYRHMEGSPKVAEMLFAHVSGDNPEVLDRAETDAIAWFGSHGWDLRNIMKTDLPGGAGILWTVTALPSTARRTRAATLSCQNLEVLVIGRDGSGFINGKDVPDEKLEECIKHDMAPMKRAGWRFRGNTIVALNGQSARRLARPAEYANADNVFSLEFENLDQLNLLLRDPLTLLWSYRLVAELLRRGPSMYRKFNNPYLAAKVLHECPSIFL is encoded by the coding sequence ATGAATGCTGCGGAACTGGATTTCAAACATTTGACTATCGACGGGAAGTCCTCGATCGCAGGGGACATATCCGATGTGGATGCCCGCGGCATATACGTTTACAAGTTCGAAGACGGAACGTGCTGCGTCGGCAAATCCGAGGACGTCCGCAAGCGCTATGTGCAGCACGCACACGAGTACCGGCACATGGAAGGAAGCCCGAAGGTCGCCGAGATGCTGTTCGCGCACGTCTCCGGCGATAACCCTGAAGTGCTCGACCGCGCAGAGACCGACGCAATCGCATGGTTTGGCTCACACGGATGGGATCTCCGCAACATCATGAAGACCGACCTGCCCGGGGGCGCCGGGATTTTGTGGACGGTCACCGCGCTGCCATCGACGGCGAGGAGGACGAGGGCGGCAACACTCAGCTGCCAGAACCTTGAGGTTCTCGTCATCGGCAGGGACGGAAGCGGCTTCATCAACGGCAAGGACGTACCTGACGAGAAGCTCGAAGAGTGCATAAAGCACGACATGGCACCAATGAAACGCGCCGGCTGGAGGTTTCGTGGCAACACCATAGTCGCACTGAACGGGCAATCAGCGAGACGATTAGCCAGGCCTGCCGAATACGCAAATGCCGACAACGTATTCTCTCTAGAATTCGAGAACCTCGATCAGTTGAATCTGCTGCTCCGTGACCCACTGACGCTTCTGTGGTCCTACAGACTGGTGGCGGAGCTGTTGAGGCGCGGGCCGAGCATGTACCGCAAGTTCAACAACCCTTATCTGGCGGCGAAGGTGCTCCATGAATGCCCTTCAATATTTCTGTAA
- a CDS encoding AAA family ATPase — protein MYKLVSLTVGNFRSFCDPQTLTLDGRSAHSVTAVFGPNAGGKSNIAKALVALINCIRRSSDPNFRLPYEPFLLKAGMDERPSMLGMAFSLDGRRYEYSVSFLAHKVTHELLREQSDKTNRMNKVLERTDDKLNPYARQYGFGKRLLDRTREDTLLITKGREDNNAYSNIIFGLLDHISIVSPSPDAPTPLFVEMLKNDVSLRSKTLELLKRCDFSIRDIKFTDVALPEDIFDQLPVQIPPDIRRAMIEQGTTTFTTVHAVRDEEQAIVGSRDLDFWAQESMGTQKFFEVAVPIIDALENGKTIFIDEFGTYIHPMLTHAIVSLFGESSSDDAYMVLMTHGTTMLRELTRDEVVLVEKSHTEESLIIPLTDLGVRDGEAFEKRYLAGLYGGVPIIEG, from the coding sequence ATGTACAAACTCGTGTCGCTCACGGTAGGCAACTTTCGGTCGTTCTGCGACCCACAGACCCTCACCCTCGATGGGCGCAGTGCTCATTCGGTGACTGCGGTTTTCGGTCCCAATGCCGGAGGCAAGTCGAATATCGCCAAGGCGCTCGTTGCTCTTATCAACTGCATCAGGAGGTCTTCCGACCCCAACTTCCGGCTTCCCTATGAGCCCTTTCTGCTCAAAGCGGGCATGGACGAGAGGCCGTCTATGCTCGGCATGGCCTTCTCCTTGGACGGAAGACGTTACGAGTACTCTGTCAGCTTCTTGGCTCATAAAGTTACCCATGAGCTGCTAAGAGAGCAATCTGATAAGACGAACCGAATGAACAAGGTGCTCGAACGAACGGATGACAAACTCAATCCCTACGCGCGCCAGTACGGCTTCGGTAAGAGGCTTCTCGACAGAACGCGCGAGGACACCCTGCTCATCACAAAGGGCCGTGAGGATAACAACGCATACTCCAATATCATCTTCGGCCTCCTCGACCATATCAGCATTGTCTCTCCCAGCCCGGATGCGCCCACGCCTCTCTTCGTGGAAATGCTCAAGAACGATGTGAGCCTGCGCTCCAAGACTCTTGAGCTGTTGAAGCGATGCGACTTCTCCATCAGAGACATCAAGTTCACTGATGTGGCTTTGCCAGAAGACATTTTCGATCAGCTGCCTGTTCAGATTCCCCCCGATATCAGGAGGGCGATGATAGAGCAAGGCACCACGACCTTCACCACGGTGCATGCTGTCCGTGATGAGGAGCAGGCGATTGTCGGCTCGCGTGACCTCGACTTCTGGGCCCAGGAGTCAATGGGCACCCAAAAGTTCTTTGAGGTAGCCGTCCCCATCATCGACGCACTGGAGAACGGCAAGACCATCTTCATCGATGAGTTCGGCACCTATATCCATCCCATGCTGACCCATGCCATCGTGTCGCTGTTTGGGGAGTCCAGCAGTGATGACGCCTACATGGTCCTCATGACACATGGCACGACGATGCTGCGGGAGCTTACGCGCGACGAGGTTGTGCTCGTTGAGAAGAGCCACACCGAGGAGTCTCTTATCATACCCCTGACCGATCTGGGAGTCCGCGACGGCGAGGCCTTTGAGAAACGCTATCTCGCGGGGCTCTACGGTGGCGTTCCAATCATCGAGGGTTAG
- a CDS encoding RloB family protein, producing MVSKKNGRRYLLICCEGKTEREYFLILRRLYRISAAQVSVIGEKGQHKALVDRTLEERDKLCEDMCIDQDEVECWAVCDDDNMPFSYAELKDYAEKRKVKLAFSRPQFEAYLLQHFEQSSLHDQKGLYTRLSDLASGAAGQSEEYDKANLKWLDVAIDAKPKLVDIALVNADQRTRQSGKVFLTVQNLVRRMKELGKH from the coding sequence ATGGTGAGCAAGAAAAACGGGAGAAGGTATCTGCTCATCTGTTGCGAGGGGAAGACGGAGAGGGAGTATTTTTTGATTCTAAGGAGGCTCTACCGTATTTCCGCAGCACAGGTTTCGGTTATTGGCGAAAAGGGTCAGCACAAGGCACTCGTCGACAGAACGCTCGAAGAGCGCGACAAGCTTTGTGAAGACATGTGTATTGATCAGGACGAGGTCGAGTGCTGGGCAGTTTGCGATGATGACAACATGCCATTCTCCTATGCGGAGCTTAAGGATTACGCTGAGAAACGTAAGGTAAAACTTGCCTTCTCCCGTCCACAGTTTGAGGCGTACCTGCTCCAGCATTTCGAGCAGTCCTCGCTGCATGACCAGAAGGGGCTTTATACGAGACTCAGCGACCTTGCGTCAGGCGCTGCTGGTCAAAGTGAGGAATACGATAAGGCGAATTTGAAGTGGCTAGACGTAGCAATTGATGCTAAGCCTAAGCTTGTGGATATCGCTCTCGTTAATGCCGACCAGAGAACAAGGCAGTCAGGTAAGGTCTTCCTTACTGTGCAAAACCTTGTTAGGCGTATGAAGGAGCTTGGTAAGCATTAA
- a CDS encoding ORF6N domain-containing protein, whose product MNEAAIIACDDVQIRDMIYTVRGKQVMLDSDLAELYKVETRTLNQAVTRNPGRFPERFCLKLTSEESEILKS is encoded by the coding sequence ATGAACGAAGCAGCAATCATCGCATGCGATGACGTGCAAATCAGGGACATGATCTACACCGTACGGGGCAAACAGGTCATGCTCGACAGCGACCTTGCCGAGCTGTACAAGGTCGAGACAAGAACGCTCAACCAGGCTGTCACGAGAAACCCGGGACGTTTTCCAGAACGCTTCTGTCTCAAGCTCACAAGTGAGGAGTCAGAGATCTTGAAGTCATAA
- a CDS encoding transglutaminase-like domain-containing protein — protein sequence MDRYLEATPLLDFHDRRIQGLLARRGWRTLSTPTCMRAIYDFVRDEILFGYNEDDNIPASQVLLEGYGQCNTKATLCMALFRACGIPCRIHGFTIDKRLQKGVMMGLVYRKAPAHVLHSWVEACLDGCWYQLEGLILDSAYLQKLQARFSGHGGPFCGFGVATADLQHPQVDFDLCDTYIQRDGIDQDFGLYDSPDDLYAHHRQAMSPLKRCAYQHLGRRQMNRKVRQIREG from the coding sequence ATGGACCGCTATCTTGAGGCGACGCCCCTGCTTGACTTCCATGATCGCCGGATTCAGGGTCTTTTGGCGAGACGAGGCTGGCGGACCCTGTCCACGCCCACGTGCATGCGGGCCATCTACGACTTCGTGCGAGATGAGATCCTCTTTGGCTACAACGAGGATGACAACATCCCTGCTTCGCAGGTGCTTCTCGAGGGCTATGGTCAGTGCAACACCAAGGCCACCCTGTGCATGGCCCTGTTCCGGGCCTGTGGCATTCCCTGCAGGATCCATGGCTTCACGATCGACAAGCGCCTGCAAAAGGGCGTGATGATGGGCTTGGTTTACCGCAAGGCTCCCGCACACGTCTTGCACAGCTGGGTGGAAGCCTGCCTTGATGGGTGCTGGTACCAACTTGAGGGCCTGATATTGGACTCGGCCTACCTGCAGAAGCTCCAGGCGCGCTTTTCAGGTCATGGGGGACCGTTCTGCGGCTTCGGCGTCGCCACGGCAGACCTTCAGCATCCCCAGGTGGATTTCGACCTATGCGACACTTATATCCAGCGAGACGGCATAGACCAGGACTTCGGCCTGTACGACAGCCCGGACGACCTCTACGCCCACCATCGCCAGGCAATGAGCCCCCTGAAGCGCTGTGCCTACCAGCACCTGGGTCGTCGGCAGATGAACCGCAAGGTACGCCAGATCCGCGAGGGCTAG
- a CDS encoding GntR family transcriptional regulator, with amino-acid sequence MAEVIAGARTTIARGGQGDAPVSTPDTDMPSYLRVRRALAERIERGAYAVGAALPSENDLASEFGTTRLTIRNATDGLVDQGRVRRIQGKGTFVTPGLLDPEGTSRGGFRETARILGRKPSVRVLSRRKRRAGEYYAWLFGIRPDDLLYSLRRLNSVDAEPLTIENTLVPLSILPGVEDVDIQVFSLYETYRHLGHMVAQTQEKLDIVELGGRDAGLLGVAAGSAALLLECVSYDALGQAIEYACSYTRGDRGGYAYDY; translated from the coding sequence ATGGCTGAGGTCATAGCGGGGGCCCGCACCACGATCGCCCGGGGTGGCCAAGGGGACGCACCCGTCTCGACTCCCGACACAGATATGCCATCGTACCTACGCGTCCGACGTGCGCTCGCCGAGCGTATCGAGCGCGGCGCCTACGCCGTGGGTGCCGCGCTGCCCTCCGAGAACGACCTCGCCTCCGAGTTCGGCACGACGCGGCTCACGATTCGTAATGCCACCGACGGACTCGTAGACCAGGGCCGCGTCCGTCGCATCCAAGGCAAGGGCACCTTCGTGACCCCGGGGCTGCTCGATCCGGAGGGCACCTCACGAGGCGGCTTCCGCGAGACGGCCCGCATCCTAGGACGCAAGCCGTCGGTGCGCGTACTCTCACGCAGGAAGCGTCGCGCGGGTGAGTACTATGCGTGGCTCTTCGGCATCAGGCCAGACGACCTGCTATACAGCCTGCGCCGTCTCAACAGCGTGGACGCCGAGCCGCTGACCATCGAGAACACGCTGGTACCGCTATCCATCCTACCTGGCGTGGAGGACGTGGACATCCAGGTCTTCAGCCTGTACGAGACGTACAGGCACCTCGGCCATATGGTCGCGCAGACGCAGGAGAAGCTCGACATCGTGGAGCTGGGAGGGCGTGACGCGGGCCTCCTGGGCGTCGCGGCCGGATCGGCGGCGCTGCTTCTGGAGTGCGTCTCGTACGACGCGCTCGGCCAGGCGATCGAGTACGCGTGCAGCTACACGAGGGGGGACCGTGGAGGATATGCCTACGACTACTAG